In Alnus glutinosa chromosome 7, dhAlnGlut1.1, whole genome shotgun sequence, the sequence CTCTTAGTAATACAAATTAATATTGTTTTATatcataatattatatatattcttgtctTGCATGCCTTCATGTCATTATCAGAAGGAGTGCTGGAATCAAAtgctttttagtgttttaggcGGAAAGCTTGATTCCAGGCTAAATTTTCAGCCCCTTGTGCATGACAAGAAGAATATTTTAGGTGTGTTCTTGAGTTTTAAATCAGTTAAAGCTTGCTTGAATTCAAATTGTTCGCCTATGGCGATTACGACACGTCGACAAACCATTAGAGATGTGGACTTTGTTATGCTGACCCccaaatataatatgaatttgTTTGTCTGACTTggtcattaattatttattatatagtaatgtattaatgttatttagttGACTAGTATATGATTGCTAGATAATTTGATGATGTACATGATAATGAAAATTAAATCATAGtactttcattaaaaataaaataaaaaattgcatgctgattttcactgtcacgccattccaattacattttcttttatctttgcTTCTTTCTATTCAAAACACCGGAGAGCCATATGAGACTCTTTAAacatccttttttttattatttttatttttattttagaaaatataCTTAACTCTCTCGAATTAATTAACTTATCCCCGAACCATCATTTGTGACCCTTGATCCCAAGGTGGCAGGGCTGATGAATGGTTTGACTACCCACAAAAAAGATTTCAGGCAAACCACCCCAACGTAACCCCGTcaacctctttttttcttttaaaaaaaaaaaaaatttgttttttcgttGAAGGGTAATTGGAAGAGTCACATAAAAAAATTTGCACGGGTAAGCCAGTGCGCAAGCCACTTCTTCAATAAGTAATGCTCAAAATGTaagatatttaattgaaattaataaaatgagAGGTGAATGATGGAGAAAAAGTTCGAACTCATGGATTTTGctatgatattatgttaaatcaatAGTTGCAtgttttcaaaagtttaagcagGTAAAAAGTAGTAAATTTAAtctcttaattatattaattaatattctaatagtcTCAATGGTAGATTAGTGATCTAGCTAGccagaaaaaccaaacaaaaaaacaaaacaaaacaaatgagaTCGAGTTTACATGCAATTCATATTCCTTTGGTTGATGATTAGTTGAAAGCTTGGTGGTTGTGGAGATTGATAAGGATATAATGTCTGTTGAGAGGAAAATAGCTCCAACATTGGAGAGATATGCATGTTTAATTATGTCCTATTTTGGCCAACCCCACTTGAGATTTGAGAACCCTATTCCATGCCTCAATCAACTAATGAATTCAAAGGTATAGAAAGGTGAAACACTTTCTAGATCTTTCTTTCAATATGGGcatcatatatatgcatggaTAGTTGTTCCTCTCCAACGACTTGTTTgcctctttttttaaaattatagttaACCACCTCTTAAAACGCCTTTACATGCATCCGATTCTTTACCATTCTTCATTTTGCACAAAATGTTACACTAAttcttcatatatgaaaattaaatcCCCGTAGCAAATTCAGTGCtgtttaattgatattttaatgagaatgaatttttttttttttttttttttttgtaatagaGAATGACTAttttaaagaatgagaaaaaagtGGGATGTAAAGTgtgtaaagaataaaaatgaatcTATTAATGGAGTAGAGAATGAGATGTAGATCGAGTATTTTTCAAAAGCGAGAGTCTTTCaaataacttttctttttttaaaaaaaaaaaaaaaaaaaaaaaaaatcggatgGTAATGCCTAACAggttataattaatattatgcatTGGAAATGCTTTAATTtcgcaatatatatatataatatatatgattatgAGCCGAACTTAGGCACTttgtttaaaacataaattgtaTTGGTGGAATATTTGTCTACGTACGTACAATACCCAGcaaatatcatataattaacCTTGGCCAGTTGTAGTCAGGCTGTTGAATTTGTTGTAGcttgtaattaattaaggtgGAATATATGGCCTAGCTAATACATATCATCATGCATTTGCACATAATTAGAGCTCCATCGAACAATGTCAAATCTACTTTTGAGTAAAATATTCACGAATAATGtggttcaaaatatttttttactatatatTTTCAAGCCAaaaagaatctctctctctctctatatatatatatataatgtaggTCCAacttttcaaaaagtttattCGTCATATGCACAATAATTAATGTATTTCATTGTCCAATCCCAGTTTAGGGAAGATGACATTTTTATGTCGTTTTTCCTATTCAGCTACATTCAAACAAGATTTGATCGATGTTTTTATTTGCGCAAAAAGAAAACTGACCAAAGCTAggcattatattatttaatgtCGTTTTGAGATTACATTAGGGAATACGACATTTTAATGTCgttttaagattattttttattatttaatggaGAAGAACCAAATGGGAAgataataaagaaattaaaagaggaAATATCGACCGGATAGGTAGTACTTGAAGGATAATCTCAAAGAGTAAAGGGGCATTGTTTGTTGCAACGTCTTAGTTGGCATTACCACAGAAAGCCGACTTTTGGAACAATATGAAAGGACActgagtaatgataggcagggacCATCTTaccggcccctgcccggccctttcctacgtggaaagggccatgccagttttatattttttgaggAATGCTACAGAGGGGACGTTCATCCGTCCCCTCTCCTccttttaacattaaaaaaatcaaattcaaaagaaaagtacatttttctttgtttttggttttcttttttattgaatttgatttgtttaatgATAAAAGGAGGAGAGGGGACGGATGAACGTCCCCTCTGTAGCAttcctcatatttttttaaaaaaaattttttaaaaaaaaaaaaaaaaaaaaaaaaaaaaaaaaaaaaatcaaattttcgaATACAGCAAAACCAGTTCAGCGGTGTCCATGTTCTCATTTTTgtcttccccccaaattttccctccctctctccatctaccccaaaatcttcccaccgtcgaccaccGTTCGGAGCTCCGTCGTCCTTCCGGTTCCAGCGACCAGTTTCTCACGAgcccgccaccgttccgagcTCCATCATTCTTCCGGTTCCGACGAGGTGTTTCGCACAAGCCCGCCACCATGGCGAGCTCCGTCATTCTTCCGGTTCCGACGAGGTGTTTCGCACGAGCCAGCCACCGGTTCGAGCTCCGTCATTCTTCCGGTTCCGACGAGGTCCCCCACCGTCTACTtcgatctccatctccatctccgacCACTAGGCACTGCCAGGCGCCAtcaccgtcgttctccatcttcggccaaaGCCCACCCACCGGCCGTCTTCCAGTTCcggccctcttccatctccggcCGTTTTCCAGCTCCGGCTTCCCCCCAAATCCGTCTCCTTCAAGTCTAGGTCTCCGTCAGGTATTAAAGCAAACacctttccttcatttttttttttttttctgcagttATGCTTGTGCTTGTCTTCAATAGCATTTGAAGCCACAGACTCTTCCCTTATGGAAGGAATTCATTACTAGAAATTGGAGCCATCAGAAATAGGATAAATGTTGCAATGATGTCAGTTCATGAATTCCTGAAACCTATCCGTCCATGCTTAAGCAGAGTTAACttggaataaaattttgaaaggcAATGTTAAATAATCAAAGATTAATGCTTGTTTCACATCCTTTGTCTTCTTTCATCAGAAGCATATTTGGAAAACCATAGCCCCATTGGAAATCATAACCTTTCCCTTCCAATGTCATGGTACAGACCATTCTTTAGACATATGTTGGAAATTCCAGAACCCTTTTCAAATCATGGAATTATGtgtttaaaattatgtgtttttaaaaacatgtctccttgtgtgatttgaaaatgttgatttttaaaCCCGTGATATTTTTCAAACCATTTCTAAACGGAACGTATTTTGCGATTTTGTTTTAAAgcactctgttttttttttttttttttttttttttgatgttttaaaaCACACTTGAATAACACCTTCCAATGGATATAAAGCAAATTCCAAATAGATGTGATGGGATCATGGGAGAAAGGATGAAGTGATATGTAAAAG encodes:
- the LOC133873850 gene encoding early nodulin-20-like isoform X1 → MFSFLSSPQIFPPSLHLPQNLPTVDHRSELRRPSGSSDQFLTSPPPFRAPSFFRFRRGVSHKPATMASSVILPVPTRCFARASHRFELRHSSGSDEVPHRLLRSPSPSPTTRHCQAPSPSFSIFGQSPPTGRLPVPALFHLRPFSSSGFPPNPSPSSLGLRQKFLNGFITIGLDFTTRR
- the LOC133873850 gene encoding early nodulin-20-like isoform X2, whose product is MFSFLSSPQIFPPSLHLPQNLPTVDHRSELRRPSGSSDQFLTSPPPFRAPSFFRFRRGVSHKPATMASSVILPVPTRCFARASHRFELRHSSGSDEVPHRLLRSPSPSPTTRHCQAPSPSFSIFGQSPPTGRLPVPALFHLRPFSSSGFPPNPSPSSLGLRQEMAPPQPYPLVLY